Proteins co-encoded in one Kocuria flava genomic window:
- a CDS encoding glycosyltransferase 87 family protein, whose product MSVPAPSAAREVPAARPLAPALLAWVLLAGALVRTVWLALDGSIDLDVYRLGGMAVVDRHGFADELYGPGLDPGSDGGLPFTYPPFAALLFVPLAYLPEPLTELALVLASTGVAVVLSASLLRYAAARGRPLPLQELLGPATAVAAGTAVLLWSGPWMRNAGLGQINALLLALIAYDLLRTRDDSLLGRVPRGTWIGLAAGIKLTPLAFGLVFLVRGQLRPLVAMGSAFAATVLIGFLVLPRDAVVFWTQAVVSDDRVGGTDYVDNTALQGVLLHLGVPGGVEPLLRWPLVLVLVAGAALLIRVLAARGMTLSVLAVNALVMLYMSPVTWSHHHVWWPVVLTAVWVEAWPRLLRPGLGRAARGAALALAAVAVAGLYVGPIRWEAWLAPAGVPGPAIDVVAALPYLALLLLLALWAVAGLRAGPREGARG is encoded by the coding sequence GTGAGCGTCCCGGCCCCCTCCGCCGCCCGGGAGGTCCCCGCCGCTCGCCCGCTCGCCCCGGCGCTGCTGGCCTGGGTCCTGCTGGCGGGGGCCCTCGTGCGCACCGTGTGGCTGGCCCTCGACGGCAGCATCGACCTGGACGTCTACCGGCTGGGCGGGATGGCGGTCGTGGACCGCCACGGCTTCGCCGACGAGCTCTACGGGCCGGGCCTGGACCCGGGAAGCGACGGCGGGCTGCCGTTCACCTACCCGCCCTTCGCGGCCCTGCTCTTCGTGCCGCTGGCCTACCTGCCCGAGCCGCTCACCGAGCTCGCCCTCGTGCTCGCGAGCACCGGGGTCGCCGTCGTGCTCTCGGCGTCGCTGCTGCGCTACGCCGCCGCCCGGGGCCGGCCCCTGCCGCTGCAGGAGCTGCTGGGCCCGGCCACGGCCGTCGCGGCGGGCACGGCGGTGCTGCTGTGGTCCGGGCCGTGGATGCGCAACGCCGGGCTCGGGCAGATCAACGCGCTGCTGCTGGCGCTGATCGCCTACGACCTGCTGCGCACCCGCGACGACAGCCTCCTGGGCCGGGTGCCGCGCGGGACCTGGATCGGGCTGGCCGCCGGCATCAAGCTGACCCCCCTGGCCTTCGGCCTCGTGTTCCTGGTGCGGGGGCAGCTGCGCCCCCTCGTGGCCATGGGCTCCGCCTTCGCCGCGACGGTGCTGATCGGCTTCCTCGTCCTGCCGCGCGACGCGGTCGTGTTCTGGACGCAGGCCGTGGTCAGCGACGACCGGGTGGGCGGGACCGACTACGTCGACAACACGGCGCTGCAGGGGGTGCTCCTGCACCTGGGCGTGCCCGGCGGGGTCGAGCCGCTGCTGCGCTGGCCTCTGGTCCTGGTCCTGGTCGCCGGGGCGGCGCTGCTGATCCGGGTGCTGGCCGCCCGCGGGATGACGCTGTCGGTGCTGGCCGTGAACGCCCTCGTGATGCTCTACATGTCCCCGGTGACGTGGTCGCACCACCACGTGTGGTGGCCCGTGGTGCTGACCGCCGTGTGGGTCGAGGCGTGGCCGCGGCTGCTGCGCCCGGGGCTGGGGCGGGCCGCCCGCGGGGCCGCGCTCGCCCTGGCCGCCGTGGCCGTGGCCGGGCTCTACGTCGGGCCCATCCGCTGGGAGGCCTGGCTGGCCCCGGCCGGGGTGCCGGGGCCGGCGATCGACGTCGTCGCGGCCCTGCCCTACCTCGCCCTGCTCCTGCTCCTGGCCCTGTGGGCGGTCGCGGGCCTGCGGGCGGGTCCCCGGGAGGGCGCCCGTGGCTGA
- a CDS encoding MFS transporter has translation MAEAVPPGAWPGYDRGSPGYRRVLLALLCAGVATFAQLYSVQGVLPLLAAELGVDAAQASLGVSAATLGLAAAVLPWSVVSDRWGRLRTMVVAVAAATALGLVMPLAPGFEALVVLRFAEGAALGGIPAVAMAYLAEEVAGRHTAVAAGTYVAGTTIGGLAGRIVAAPVGDALGWRAGTLTVSVLAAAAAVAFVLLAPRQRGFVRRSVRLTGADGLAGRVRANLADPGLVVLCVLAFLLMGGFVAIYNYLGFHLGEEPFGVSQTLVSLLFLAYLSGTWSSGAAGRAAAARGRRTVLLGSGALMLAGLAGTLAPWLPVVVAGLLVFTAGFFAAHAVASGWVAVRASTGRAQASSLYTLFYYAGSSVLGWAVGLAYTGAGWAAAVGAVAGLVVVAAVLVALVLRDPAPGR, from the coding sequence GTGGCTGAGGCCGTCCCGCCCGGGGCGTGGCCCGGCTACGACCGGGGCAGCCCCGGCTACCGTCGCGTCCTGCTGGCCCTGCTGTGCGCGGGGGTCGCGACCTTCGCCCAGCTCTACTCCGTCCAGGGCGTGCTGCCCCTGCTGGCCGCGGAGCTCGGCGTGGACGCCGCCCAGGCCTCCCTGGGGGTCTCCGCGGCGACGCTCGGGCTGGCCGCGGCCGTGCTGCCGTGGTCCGTGGTCTCGGACCGGTGGGGGCGGCTGCGGACCATGGTCGTGGCGGTGGCCGCCGCGACCGCCCTGGGGCTCGTCATGCCGCTGGCCCCCGGGTTCGAGGCCCTCGTGGTGCTGCGCTTCGCCGAGGGCGCGGCCCTCGGCGGGATCCCGGCGGTGGCCATGGCCTATCTCGCGGAGGAGGTCGCCGGCCGGCACACCGCGGTCGCCGCGGGCACCTACGTGGCGGGCACCACCATCGGCGGGCTGGCCGGGCGCATCGTCGCCGCCCCCGTGGGCGACGCCCTCGGCTGGCGGGCCGGCACGCTCACGGTGAGCGTGCTCGCCGCGGCGGCCGCGGTCGCGTTCGTGCTCCTGGCCCCGCGCCAGCGCGGCTTCGTGCGCCGCTCCGTGCGCCTGACCGGCGCGGACGGGCTGGCCGGGCGGGTGCGGGCGAACCTGGCCGACCCGGGGCTGGTCGTGCTCTGCGTGCTCGCGTTCCTGCTCATGGGCGGGTTCGTGGCGATCTACAACTACCTGGGCTTCCACCTCGGCGAGGAGCCCTTCGGCGTCTCGCAGACCCTGGTGAGCCTGCTGTTCCTGGCCTACCTCTCCGGAACGTGGTCCTCCGGGGCGGCCGGGCGGGCGGCCGCCGCGCGCGGGCGCCGCACGGTGCTGCTGGGCAGCGGGGCGCTCATGCTCGCGGGCCTGGCGGGCACGCTGGCGCCCTGGCTCCCGGTGGTCGTGGCGGGGCTGCTCGTGTTCACCGCGGGGTTCTTCGCCGCCCACGCGGTCGCCTCCGGGTGGGTGGCCGTGCGGGCGAGCACCGGGCGGGCGCAGGCCTCCTCGCTGTACACGCTCTTCTACTACGCGGGCTCCTCCGTGCTCGGCTGGGCCGTGGGCCTCGCCTACACCGGGGCCGGGTGGGCCGCCGCGGTCGGCGCGGTCGCAGGCCTCGTCGTCGTCGCCGCCGTGCTCGTGGCCCTCGTGCTGCGCGACCCGGCGCCCGGGCGCTGA
- a CDS encoding PIG-L deacetylase family protein yields the protein MTETPLTPLPEDWHRALVVVAHPDDMEFGAAAAVARWTGQGKEVVYCLVTSGEAGIDGIDPQRAGPLREAEQRESCRVVGVEQVEFLHLPDGVLEYGVALRRRIAEVVRRHRPDVVITNNFRDTWDGAVNLNQADHIAAGRASLDAARDAGNRWVFPEQVEAGLAPWPDVRAVWAAASPGARHAVDVTATFEAGVESLRAHRAYLEGLGWADFDPDAFLREGARAAGARAGVELASTFEVFPLRWGGGDG from the coding sequence ATGACCGAGACCCCGCTCACACCCCTGCCCGAGGACTGGCACCGCGCCCTGGTCGTCGTCGCCCACCCCGACGACATGGAGTTCGGCGCCGCCGCGGCCGTGGCCCGCTGGACCGGCCAGGGCAAGGAGGTCGTCTACTGCCTCGTGACCAGCGGGGAGGCCGGGATCGACGGGATCGACCCGCAGCGGGCCGGCCCCCTGCGGGAGGCGGAGCAGCGGGAGTCCTGCCGGGTCGTGGGCGTGGAGCAGGTCGAGTTCCTGCACCTGCCCGACGGCGTGCTCGAGTACGGCGTGGCCCTGCGCCGGCGGATCGCGGAGGTCGTGCGCCGGCACCGCCCGGACGTGGTGATCACCAACAACTTCCGCGACACCTGGGACGGGGCCGTGAACCTCAACCAGGCCGACCACATCGCCGCGGGCCGGGCGAGCCTCGACGCGGCGCGCGACGCCGGCAACCGGTGGGTCTTCCCGGAGCAGGTCGAGGCCGGCCTCGCCCCGTGGCCCGACGTGCGCGCCGTGTGGGCCGCCGCCTCGCCCGGGGCCCGGCACGCGGTGGACGTCACCGCGACCTTCGAGGCGGGCGTGGAGTCGCTGCGCGCCCACCGCGCCTACCTCGAGGGGCTGGGCTGGGCGGACTTCGACCCGGACGCGTTCCTGCGCGAAGGGGCCCGTGCGGCCGGCGCGCGCGCCGGGGTGGAGCTCGCCTCGACCTTCGAGGTGTTCCCCCTGCGCTGGGGCGGCGGCGACGGCTGA
- a CDS encoding signal peptidase I — protein sequence MSRVLHGAARTVLLGLLAVVAALLLATVAVPRALGWVPLTVVSGSMEPAVPTGSQVVVEPLEGPGDAERLAVGDVVTFMPRPDDATLVTHRVVAIAQDGEGRRSFTTRGDANDAADEGEITHVQLRGLVRYHVPWAGHLATALDPGQKRAGTVAVAAALGGYALWQLGAAVRERTVARARAGRP from the coding sequence GTGAGCCGCGTCCTGCACGGCGCGGCCCGCACGGTGCTGCTGGGCCTGCTCGCCGTGGTCGCCGCCCTGCTGCTCGCGACCGTCGCGGTGCCCCGCGCGCTCGGCTGGGTGCCCCTGACGGTGGTCTCCGGGTCCATGGAACCGGCCGTGCCGACCGGCAGCCAGGTCGTCGTCGAGCCCCTCGAGGGCCCCGGGGACGCCGAGCGCCTGGCGGTCGGCGACGTCGTGACGTTCATGCCCCGGCCCGACGACGCCACGCTCGTCACCCACCGGGTCGTCGCGATCGCCCAGGACGGCGAGGGCCGGCGCAGCTTCACGACCCGCGGCGACGCCAACGACGCCGCCGACGAGGGCGAGATCACCCACGTGCAGCTGCGGGGGCTCGTGCGCTACCACGTGCCGTGGGCGGGCCACCTGGCCACGGCCCTGGACCCCGGACAGAAGCGCGCGGGCACCGTCGCCGTCGCGGCCGCCCTGGGCGGCTACGCCCTGTGGCAGCTCGGCGCCGCCGTGCGGGAGCGCACCGTTGCCCGGGCCCGGGCCGGGCGGCCATGA
- a CDS encoding alternate-type signal peptide domain-containing protein, translating into MSTAPQHTAPTTGRNRRTGRAVLAGVVAAGLLAAGGGTFAKWSDEAAAVGSTGISTGSLSLENVSGPAWTLGDEAFDPATDRIVPGDTLQFTTTAVVDARGKNLDADLSLAYEGATKQYLDYAERQGLLDYDVEVTGLADTDDDSAYDVTSADDGKTVTVTGTFTWIGDSVTGTQYQNQKITFDGISLQLEQK; encoded by the coding sequence ATGTCCACCGCACCCCAGCACACCGCCCCCACCACCGGCCGCAACCGCCGCACCGGCAGGGCCGTGCTCGCCGGCGTCGTCGCCGCGGGCCTGCTCGCCGCCGGCGGCGGGACCTTCGCCAAGTGGTCCGACGAGGCCGCCGCCGTGGGCTCCACGGGCATCTCGACCGGCTCCCTCTCCCTCGAGAACGTCTCCGGCCCCGCCTGGACCCTCGGTGACGAGGCGTTCGACCCGGCCACGGACCGCATCGTGCCCGGCGACACGCTGCAGTTCACGACCACCGCCGTGGTCGACGCCCGCGGCAAGAACCTCGACGCCGACCTGTCGCTGGCCTACGAGGGCGCCACGAAGCAGTACCTCGACTACGCCGAGCGCCAGGGCCTCCTCGACTACGACGTCGAGGTGACCGGTCTGGCGGACACCGACGACGACAGCGCCTACGACGTCACCTCCGCCGACGACGGCAAGACGGTCACGGTGACCGGCACGTTCACCTGGATCGGCGACTCCGTGACCGGCACGCAGTACCAGAACCAGAAGATCACCTTCGACGGCATCTCCCTGCAGCTCGAGCAGAAGTGA
- the fdhD gene encoding formate dehydrogenase accessory sulfurtransferase FdhD, with protein MTRASRRHRVHRYTADGAVSARADTVAGEEPLEIRLGGRPFTVTMRTPGHDFDLVGGFLVSEGVVSAAEQIVRMDYRGGVDADGRRSYNVVDVVLAPGVVPPDTSMERHVYTSSSCGVCGTASIEAVTKVSAFGPAGDGVRLPVAGLLALPERLRAAQRLFDTTGGVHAAGLFRFPGDDDGPELLCVREDVGRHNAVDKVVGWALREGLLPLRGTVLQVSGRASFELVQKAHLAGIPALAAVSAPSALAVELAERTGTTLLGFSRGASFNAYAGRDRIAG; from the coding sequence ATGACCCGCGCGTCCCGGCGCCACCGTGTGCACCGCTACACCGCCGACGGCGCCGTCTCGGCCCGCGCCGACACCGTGGCCGGCGAGGAGCCCCTCGAGATCCGGCTCGGCGGGCGTCCCTTCACCGTCACGATGCGCACCCCGGGCCACGACTTCGACCTCGTCGGGGGCTTCCTCGTCTCCGAGGGCGTGGTCTCGGCCGCGGAGCAGATCGTGCGCATGGACTACCGCGGCGGGGTCGACGCCGACGGGCGGCGCTCCTACAACGTGGTCGACGTCGTGCTCGCCCCCGGGGTCGTGCCGCCGGACACCTCCATGGAGCGCCACGTCTACACGTCGTCGTCGTGCGGGGTGTGCGGCACGGCCTCGATCGAGGCCGTCACGAAGGTCTCCGCGTTCGGTCCCGCCGGGGACGGGGTCCGCCTGCCGGTCGCCGGCCTGCTCGCCCTGCCGGAGCGCCTGCGCGCCGCCCAGCGGCTGTTCGACACCACCGGCGGCGTCCACGCCGCCGGGCTCTTCCGCTTCCCCGGGGACGACGACGGGCCCGAGCTGCTGTGCGTGCGCGAGGACGTCGGCCGGCACAACGCCGTGGACAAGGTCGTGGGCTGGGCGCTGCGCGAGGGCCTGCTGCCGCTGCGCGGGACCGTCCTGCAGGTCTCCGGCCGGGCCTCGTTCGAGCTCGTGCAGAAGGCGCACCTGGCCGGGATCCCCGCGCTCGCGGCGGTCTCGGCGCCCTCGGCGCTCGCGGTCGAGCTCGCGGAGCGGACCGGGACCACGCTGCTGGGCTTCAGCCGCGGCGCGTCCTTCAACGCCTACGCGGGCCGGGACCGCATCGCGGGCTGA
- a CDS encoding glutamine amidotransferase, whose product MKPFLLLATRSEDDVADEEYETICRFSGLREEQLHRVRLEAGPMPPIDLHRYSGVIIGGSPFNSSDPPELKSEVQRRAEAEMRDLLDEVVARDFPFLGACYGVGTLGTHQGGVVDRTRGEEIGVIEVSLTEEGRRDPLLRELPEVFHGYVGHKEGTRRLAPSAVLLATGTDCPVQMFRVGRNLYATQFHPELDGPALVNRIEAYKEHGYFPAGDAERVKDRIRTGPAVTEPRRILAAFADRYAR is encoded by the coding sequence ATGAAGCCCTTCCTGCTGCTCGCCACCCGGTCCGAGGACGACGTCGCGGACGAGGAGTACGAGACGATCTGCCGCTTCAGCGGCCTGCGGGAGGAGCAGCTGCACCGGGTCCGGCTGGAGGCCGGGCCCATGCCCCCGATCGACCTGCACCGCTACTCGGGGGTCATCATCGGGGGCTCCCCGTTCAACTCCTCGGACCCCCCGGAGCTGAAGTCCGAGGTCCAGCGCCGGGCCGAGGCGGAGATGCGGGACCTGCTCGACGAGGTCGTCGCCCGCGACTTCCCCTTCCTCGGCGCCTGCTACGGGGTGGGCACGCTGGGCACGCACCAGGGCGGGGTCGTCGACCGCACCCGCGGGGAGGAGATCGGCGTGATCGAGGTGAGCCTCACGGAGGAGGGGCGCCGCGACCCCCTGCTGCGGGAGCTGCCCGAGGTCTTCCACGGCTACGTGGGGCACAAGGAGGGCACCCGCCGGCTCGCCCCCTCGGCCGTCCTGCTGGCCACCGGCACCGACTGCCCCGTCCAGATGTTCCGGGTCGGGCGCAACCTCTACGCGACGCAGTTCCACCCGGAGCTGGACGGCCCCGCGCTGGTCAACCGGATCGAGGCGTACAAGGAGCACGGCTACTTCCCCGCCGGCGACGCCGAGCGCGTGAAGGACCGGATCCGCACGGGCCCGGCCGTCACCGAGCCGCGCCGGATCCTGGCCGCCTTCGCCGACCGCTACGCCCGCTGA
- a CDS encoding CPBP family intramembrane glutamic endopeptidase, which yields MTTRTVPWAPAGDDARPGPPARRLPYHRLGHADPAHRWWKPLVELLVFGAVYVLLSAVLGIVWTLWLIATRGEGALDELLGDLASLDIMDPALLFMTLFSVVLMIPAIVVARLVTGPRPLGLLLSVTGRLRWGFLVRTTLLALAVYAVGHGLLLVLELATTGSLQPVAPPEPPAQLWLIVPMIVLLVPLQCAAEELVFRGYLLQTVGRWVRSPALAVLLPVPLFTFAHLYDVWGLLAVAAMAVVAGWLSWRTGGLEAAIGLHVVNNVLAFSLAAAGWADPMPEESTWVSLASALPLYLVFAWLVVRDARRRGIEVTRTVPAVPAPAPLPPAGGGPGGSGGWVCPGPPACPGHWAAPAPAPGPRP from the coding sequence ATGACCACCCGCACCGTGCCCTGGGCGCCCGCCGGCGACGACGCCCGCCCGGGCCCGCCCGCCCGCCGACTGCCCTACCACCGGCTGGGCCACGCCGACCCGGCCCACCGCTGGTGGAAGCCCCTCGTGGAGCTGCTGGTCTTCGGCGCCGTCTACGTGCTGCTCAGCGCCGTGCTGGGCATCGTGTGGACCCTGTGGCTGATCGCCACCCGCGGCGAGGGCGCGCTCGACGAGCTGCTGGGGGACCTGGCGAGCCTGGACATCATGGACCCGGCGCTGCTGTTCATGACGCTGTTCTCCGTGGTGCTGATGATCCCGGCGATCGTCGTGGCCCGGCTGGTCACGGGCCCCCGCCCGCTGGGGCTGCTGCTGTCCGTGACGGGGCGGCTGCGCTGGGGCTTCCTGGTCCGCACGACCCTGCTCGCCCTGGCCGTCTACGCGGTGGGCCACGGCCTGCTCCTGGTCCTCGAGCTGGCCACCACGGGCTCGCTGCAGCCGGTCGCGCCGCCGGAGCCGCCCGCGCAGCTGTGGCTGATCGTGCCGATGATCGTGCTGCTCGTGCCCCTGCAGTGCGCGGCCGAGGAGCTCGTCTTCCGCGGCTACCTGCTGCAGACCGTCGGGCGCTGGGTGCGCTCCCCGGCCCTGGCGGTCCTGCTGCCGGTGCCGCTGTTCACCTTCGCCCACCTCTACGACGTCTGGGGGCTGCTCGCGGTCGCGGCCATGGCGGTCGTGGCCGGGTGGCTGAGCTGGCGCACCGGCGGGCTCGAGGCCGCGATCGGGCTGCACGTGGTGAACAACGTGCTCGCGTTCTCCCTCGCGGCCGCCGGCTGGGCCGACCCCATGCCCGAGGAGTCCACGTGGGTCTCCCTGGCCTCCGCGCTGCCGCTCTACCTCGTCTTCGCCTGGCTGGTCGTGCGCGACGCCCGCCGGCGGGGGATCGAGGTCACCCGCACGGTCCCCGCCGTCCCGGCCCCGGCGCCGCTCCCGCCCGCCGGCGGCGGTCCGGGCGGGTCCGGCGGATGGGTGTGCCCCGGCCCGCCGGCGTGCCCCGGGCACTGGGCCGCCCCGGCCCCCGCCCCGGGGCCGCGTCCGTAG
- a CDS encoding M18 family aminopeptidase, whose translation MAAHETSPDPRSVVADLGRYVTDSPSSYHAARAAAARLEAAGFTRLPEEEPWQHVHGRRYVLRDGALIAWVAPHGVPAGAGFRILGAHTDSPGFKLKPRPGTSAHGWHQAGVEVYGGPLLNSWLDRDLRLAGRLVVRGEDGTPTEVLTATGPVARIPQLAIHLDREANKGLTLDRQQHLQPVWGAGAEGADVLALLAAHAEGGPVDPGRVLGHDVVLADTQEPALLGASGELFASGRLDNLSSVHAGLTALVREAEALESGRRIAVLAAFDHEEIGSGTRSGAAGPFLEDVLVRVAEALGRTSAEHRRALADSVCLSADAGHLVHPNYAGHHDPVNRPEPGAGPLLKLNADQRYATDAVGAAIWAAACERAGVAHQQFVSNNRIPCGSTIGPLTATRLGIRTIDAGIGLLSMHSARELCHVADAAALGAVAGAFFTG comes from the coding sequence ATGGCAGCGCACGAGACCTCCCCCGACCCCCGCTCCGTCGTGGCCGACCTCGGCCGCTACGTCACGGACTCCCCGAGCTCCTACCACGCGGCCCGGGCCGCGGCGGCCCGGCTCGAGGCGGCCGGCTTCACCCGCCTGCCGGAGGAGGAGCCGTGGCAGCACGTGCACGGGCGCCGCTACGTGCTGCGCGACGGGGCGCTGATCGCCTGGGTCGCCCCGCACGGGGTGCCCGCCGGCGCCGGCTTCCGGATCCTCGGGGCGCACACCGACTCGCCGGGCTTCAAGCTCAAGCCGCGCCCCGGCACGAGCGCCCACGGGTGGCACCAGGCGGGCGTGGAGGTCTACGGCGGGCCCCTGCTGAACTCCTGGCTCGACCGCGACCTGCGCCTGGCCGGGCGCCTCGTGGTGCGCGGCGAGGACGGGACGCCCACCGAGGTGCTGACCGCGACCGGGCCCGTGGCCCGCATCCCGCAGCTGGCGATCCACCTGGACCGGGAGGCGAACAAGGGGCTGACCCTCGACCGGCAGCAGCACCTCCAGCCCGTGTGGGGCGCGGGCGCGGAGGGCGCCGACGTCCTCGCGCTGCTGGCTGCGCACGCCGAGGGCGGCCCCGTGGACCCGGGGCGCGTCCTGGGCCACGACGTGGTGCTGGCCGACACCCAGGAGCCCGCGCTCCTGGGCGCCTCCGGCGAGCTGTTCGCCTCCGGCCGGCTCGACAACCTCTCCTCCGTCCACGCCGGGCTCACCGCCCTGGTCCGGGAGGCGGAGGCCCTCGAGAGCGGCCGGCGGATCGCGGTGCTCGCCGCGTTCGACCACGAGGAGATCGGCTCCGGCACCCGCTCCGGGGCCGCGGGCCCGTTCCTCGAGGACGTGCTCGTGCGCGTGGCCGAGGCCCTGGGCCGGACGTCGGCCGAGCACCGCCGGGCGCTGGCGGACTCGGTGTGCCTGTCCGCGGACGCCGGCCACCTGGTGCACCCCAACTACGCCGGCCACCACGACCCGGTGAACCGTCCCGAGCCGGGGGCCGGGCCGCTGCTGAAGCTCAACGCCGACCAGCGCTACGCCACGGACGCGGTGGGCGCCGCGATCTGGGCGGCCGCGTGCGAGCGCGCGGGCGTGGCCCACCAGCAGTTCGTCTCCAACAACCGGATCCCGTGCGGGTCCACGATCGGCCCGCTGACCGCCACCCGGCTGGGCATCCGCACGATCGACGCCGGGATCGGGCTGCTGTCGATGCACTCCGCCCGCGAGCTGTGCCACGTGGCCGACGCCGCCGCGCTCGGCGCCGTCGCCGGGGCGTTCTTCACCGGCTGA
- a CDS encoding glyceraldehyde-3-phosphate dehydrogenase, protein MSTPESWAEREALAEAVVPLVGRLHRENKVVPTVYGRSLVHKSVTQIIKAHRFARRIDGEELPLEDTTRLLETLSRLDLGTCAVDLGKLNRMSKESDLDLEAFLREELAPVVGRRDQNTPEPQDVVLYGFGRIGRLLARILVNRNDGTGLNLRAVVVRKKPGNDLVKRASLLRRDSVHGKFDGTIHVDEENNVITANGVAIQFIYANDPSEIDYTAYGIDNAIVVDNTGVWRDEAGLSKHLGSKGVAKVLLTAPGKGELKNIVCGVNDDVIVPEDRILSAASCTTNAITPVVKVLNDKYGIAQGHVETVHSYTNDQNLIDNWHKGDRRGRSAALNMVLTETGAAKAVAKALPEMAGKLTGNAIRVPTPDVSMAILNLQLENAPESKDAVNQYLRDISLNSSLRKQIDYTDSPEVVSTDFVGSRRAGVVDGLATIVNGSSLVLYVWYDNEFGYSCQVVRVLARMADIAMPQFPAERVVAGTAAR, encoded by the coding sequence TTGAGCACCCCCGAGAGCTGGGCCGAGCGCGAGGCGCTTGCCGAGGCCGTCGTTCCCCTGGTCGGCCGGCTGCACCGCGAGAACAAGGTCGTCCCGACGGTCTACGGACGCTCGCTCGTCCACAAGTCCGTCACCCAGATCATCAAGGCGCACCGCTTCGCCCGCCGCATCGACGGCGAGGAGCTGCCCCTCGAGGACACGACCCGCCTCCTGGAGACCCTCTCCCGCCTGGACCTCGGCACGTGCGCCGTGGACCTGGGCAAGCTCAACCGCATGTCCAAGGAGTCCGACCTGGACCTCGAGGCGTTCCTGCGCGAGGAGCTCGCCCCGGTCGTCGGGCGCAGGGACCAGAACACCCCCGAGCCGCAGGACGTCGTCCTCTACGGCTTCGGCCGGATCGGCCGCCTGCTGGCCCGCATCCTCGTCAACCGCAACGACGGCACCGGGCTGAACCTGCGCGCCGTCGTCGTGCGCAAGAAGCCGGGCAACGACCTCGTCAAGCGCGCCTCCCTGCTGCGCCGCGACTCCGTGCACGGGAAGTTCGACGGCACGATCCACGTCGACGAGGAGAACAACGTCATCACCGCCAACGGGGTGGCGATCCAGTTCATCTACGCGAACGACCCCTCCGAGATCGACTACACCGCCTACGGCATCGACAACGCGATCGTCGTGGACAACACCGGCGTGTGGCGCGACGAGGCCGGGCTGTCCAAGCACCTGGGGTCCAAGGGCGTGGCCAAGGTCCTGCTCACCGCCCCGGGCAAGGGCGAGCTGAAGAACATCGTCTGCGGCGTCAACGACGACGTGATCGTGCCCGAGGACAGGATCCTCTCCGCCGCCTCGTGCACCACCAACGCGATCACCCCGGTCGTGAAGGTGCTCAACGACAAGTACGGCATCGCCCAGGGCCACGTCGAGACGGTGCACTCCTACACCAACGACCAGAACCTCATCGACAACTGGCACAAGGGCGACCGCCGCGGCCGCTCCGCCGCCCTGAACATGGTGCTCACCGAGACCGGTGCGGCGAAGGCCGTGGCCAAGGCCCTGCCCGAGATGGCCGGCAAGCTCACCGGCAACGCCATCCGCGTCCCCACCCCGGACGTGTCCATGGCGATCCTGAACCTGCAGCTGGAGAACGCCCCGGAGTCCAAGGACGCCGTCAACCAGTACCTGCGCGACATCTCGCTGAACTCGTCCCTGCGCAAGCAGATCGACTACACCGACTCCCCCGAGGTCGTCTCCACCGACTTCGTGGGCTCGCGCCGCGCGGGCGTCGTGGACGGGCTGGCGACCATCGTCAACGGCAGCTCGCTCGTGCTCTACGTCTGGTACGACAACGAGTTCGGCTACTCCTGCCAGGTGGTGCGCGTGCTGGCGCGCATGGCCGACATCGCCATGCCGCAGTTCCCCGCCGAGCGGGTGGTCGCCGGGACCGCCGCGCGCTGA